CCCTGCGCACATCTGCAGGTGCCTCTGCATTGAGAGGTTGCCAGTGTTTCCTGCTGGCAGTGCCTACCCTGTCCCAGACTAGCCAAGTGACTTCTCCCAACCACGCAGACAGCTGCAACCCAGGACCTCAGACCTGACTCCACATCACACCAGCACCGGACAGCAGGAAGCCAGGTTCCTCCACCACTTCCCAGACAGGTCACTGCCCCAAAGCCTTTGCCATACCCCAGACCCCCTAGCTCGGGGGCCCACCCCGAACAGACCCTACCACCTGAGTGAAGAACTACACTTCCCAGTAGGCTCTGGAGGAGCGACCACAGTTCCCAGCATGCTCTTAGCGCACTCCCACCCGGGCATCATCCCTGAGTGGCTGCCGGCTGGCCCAGAGCAGCGCCGGGCGCAGGTACCCTGCGGCGGGGACGGGCAGTGGAGCAGTGTGCAGCAGAGCTGAGGAGAGGATGGGAttagggggccttggggaggaagggagccaggaTTAACCCGGGACGGGCGACGGGGCTGAGGGGCGGGGGCCAGGAAGCGAGCCACCAAGCGCCCGCCCTTCGAGAAATTAGAAATCTAGACTTTCACCTTTCCGGCAAAACAAACCCCTTGCGGGTGCCAGGCCCCAGGCGGCGctgaggtggggcaggggagtAAAGGAGTTGGCCCAAGTTAAATGCCCCCCTCTGCCCGACACACACCTTCACCTTCGATCTCACAACGTCctgggggaagaggaaagtgaCAAACTATCCGCCTCCGCCAGGTGAGGAGGCGAAGTATGCTAAACTCGGACGGAGGCGCCGACTTGGGCATTTCCTaccatttcccccatcccccccccccccccccccccatagccTGGAGCTCAGGGAGCCCTTCTTGGCCCCTCTGTTCTCCTGCCTCAGAGCCGTGCAGACCTGGCTCCAGCACAGATGTACCTGGAGACCCCTGCATTCCCTCCTCCTTATCCTGGCTCTGGTTGGACCAGTGGCTTGTGGCTGAGCCTCTGAGCATTAGTTTTccctgctcccagctcccaggcagGGTCAGGTTCACTGTCGCACGTGGTGGCAACAAGCAGGCCTGGTTCTAAGCGCTCTGGTGGTGAACAAGCAGGGTGTCCActctggggtgggagtggaggtaAAGGCAGATAGATAACTTCAGGTCCTGGGAATACCACGAGGGAAAGAAaaggtgtgtgtggggagggatgCTACCTTGgatagggtggtcagggagggcctctctcAAGTGTTCCCAGACTGAGGGGACAGCAGGGGCAAAGTCATGGGGATGGGAAGAAGAGCAGTGTGTTTGGAGCAAGTGAATGAGGGGGAGCCTGGGAAGATATGAGATGACAGTGTGGGCCCAGGAAGGATCTGGACTTTCTTCTAAAAGCAGCACGCATTCTTGGAAGCCCTTCGAAGGTATTAATGATCAAGGCAGAGTCACAGTTCCCCAGTGCCCTGAGCTTTCCCAGCATTTTCAGTTGGGGGTCAGGGGCTGTGGCCACGCCAGCTGACCTTCCTGCCAACTCTAGCTGGCCATGGCTCCTTCTGACCCTCAGggttctcctctgtaaaatggggatggtaattCTTCTCTCACAAGGTACATACCTGGCCCAACCTGCTGTCATCCACCCCCAACAGGGCCTGGCCACCCCTCCCACAAAATGCCTGAGGGCCCTGAGCTGCATCTGGCCAGCCGCTTTGTGAACGAGGCATGTGGAGGGCTGGTGTTTGGTGGGTGTGTGGAGAAGTCACCCATCAGCCGCAACCCTGAGGTGCCCTTTGAGAGCAGTGCCTACCGCATCTCAGCCTCAGCCCGTGGCAAGGAGCTGCGCCTGACACTGAGCCCCctgcctggggcccagcccccacAGGAGCCCTTGGCCCTCGTCTTCCGCTTTGGCATGTCTGGCTCCTTCCAGCTGGTACCCAGGGATATGCTGCCACCGCATGCCCATCTGCGCTTTTACACAGCTCCACCTGGCCCCCGACTTGCCCTCTGCTTTGTGGACATCCGCCGCTTCGGCCACTGGGACCTCAGGGGCGAGTGGCAGCCAGGCCGCGGGCCATGTGTCTTGCTGGAGTACGAGCAGTTCAGGTAGGGCCAACACCAGGTGTGATGAATGCAATACTGGTCTCTGGGCCTGGCTCTGTTAGTGCCTCTGTTGGCCATTGAGGGGTGAGTCCCAGCCCCTCCTAGGCCTCCGTCCCTTCAGGGGGTGGGCAGAATGGGTCTCATGTGCCCCACGGCTATGTCCCTCCAGGGAGAATGTATTACAAAACCTAGCTGACAAGGCCTTTGACCGGCCCATCTGCGAGGCCCTGTTGGACCAGAGGTTCTTCAATGGCATTGGCAACTATCTGCGGGCAGAGATCCTGTACCGGTCAGCAGGCAGGCCATGGGCAcgagggctggggtgggctgggtgTGCCCACATTCCCCACTGCTTAGCATGGCTCCCTCTGTCCACCCCATGGCAGGCTGAGGATACCCCCCTTTGAGAAGGCCCGCACGGTTCTGGAGGCGCTGCAGCAGCGCAGGCCGGTGAGGGTGCAGGGGGGGATGTGCACACACCTGTCAGTGCAGGCCAACAACAAGGGTACGGGCTGGGTCAGGTGTCTCCAGCTTAGCTCAAGCAAGTCCATTCTGggctttgggcctcagtttccccttctttacaatactggggggggggggggcgggggggagggggggtggtgAATGAACCATCTCTGAGTCCTGCCAGGCTCAGAGGGGGTTGGGTCTGTACCCTAGAGGGTCAGCTGCCTTCTGGGTGACCCTGCCTCATGCTGAAAACCAGGTCCTacccctgccccttctccagAGCCCGGCGCTGACCCTGAGCCAGAAGATCAGGGCCAAGCTGCAGAACCCAGACCTGCTGGAGTTGTGCCACTCAGTGTCCAAGGAAGTGGTCCAGTTGGGTGAGGCCCGGGAGGCAAAGATGGCCAACCACCTCTGCCTCAGCATGTTGTGTAACCTGGGACAgttcctgcccctctctgggcctagTTCCCCTCCTGGTGAAGGGAAGTTTCTAGACATAGTTGTTGCTAAATGGACTAGACCTCCTCACTTGTCAGGTGTGTATGTCCTCTAAGCTGCCcatgaggcaggcagggcagggattCTTAACCCCACTCCAGGATGGGAAAGCCATGGCCCAGAGTGGGGAAGACACcggcctgaggtcacacagctggagaaGGGAGAGCCTTGGACCCCTGACTCAGTCCATCAGCTTGTATAGCTGAGGTCTGGGCCAGGTCTTACCAGGCTCCCCCTCCTCTCAACCTGAGTCAGCCCTCTGATCTCTGCCTGGTTCCTGTGTCCCACAGGGGGCAAAGGCTACGGGCCGGAGATCGGGGAGGAGGACTTTGCTGCCTTTCGAGCCTGGCTGCGGTGCTATGGCATGCCAGGCATGAGCTCCCTCCAGGACCGGCATGGCCGGACCATCTGGTTCCAGGTTTGGGCCCTCGTGCTCACACAGGGTGGAAAGGCCTGGGTCACAGCAGGGCAGGAGCTGGAGTCTCCCGGGGGTCACACTGTCCCTTCCCTatgctgccctccctcctgagTCCCAGGGTTCCAGCTAGAGGAGCAGCCCATGGCAGGGGGGACTTGTTGATGTTGGCTCTGacctggcagggggtgggggcagtcagAGTGGCTTCCTAAGGGAGG
The DNA window shown above is from Equus quagga isolate Etosha38 chromosome 2, UCLA_HA_Equagga_1.0, whole genome shotgun sequence and carries:
- the LOC124236235 gene encoding endonuclease 8-like 1 isoform X4, whose translation is MPEGPELHLASRFVNEACGGLVFGGCVEKSPISRNPEVPFESSAYRISASARGKELRLTLSPLPGAQPPQEPLALVFRFGMSGSFQLVPRDMLPPHAHLRFYTAPPGPRLALCFVDIRRFGHWDLRGEWQPGRGPCVLLEYEQFRENVLQNLADKAFDRPICEALLDQRFFNGIGNYLRAEILYRLRIPPFEKARTVLEALQQRRPSPALTLSQKIRAKLQNPDLLELCHSVSKEVVQLGGKGYGPEIGEEDFAAFRAWLRCYGMPGMSSLQDRHGRTIWFQGDPGPLAPKGGKSHKKKSKGLQQGPEDRTEDPPPPSKAPSRTRRARRGLPEQTTAQQPKGTSLQQDPEAPPVTEKGRGGGNQYSQVGLPQHPPLERERAPLKWALQEKKGWQCRWKECVDKGGIPEGCLGSP
- the LOC124236235 gene encoding endonuclease 8-like 1 isoform X2, with product MRGSLGRYEMTVWAQEGSGLSSKSSTHSWKPFEGPGHPSHKMPEGPELHLASRFVNEACGGLVFGGCVEKSPISRNPEVPFESSAYRISASARGKELRLTLSPLPGAQPPQEPLALVFRFGMSGSFQLVPRDMLPPHAHLRFYTAPPGPRLALCFVDIRRFGHWDLRGEWQPGRGPCVLLEYEQFRENVLQNLADKAFDRPICEALLDQRFFNGIGNYLRAEILYRLRIPPFEKARTVLEALQQRRPSPALTLSQKIRAKLQNPDLLELCHSVSKEVVQLGGKGYGPEIGEEDFAAFRAWLRCYGMPGMSSLQDRHGRTIWFQGDPGPLAPKGGKSHKKKSKGLQQGPEDRTEDPPPPSKAPSRTRRARRGLPEQTTAQQPKGTSLQQDPEAPPVTEKGRGGGNQYSQTPQTPKMKPDTPPLEPEGTSAS
- the LOC124236235 gene encoding endonuclease 8-like 1 isoform X1, yielding MRGSLGRYEMTVWAQEGSGLSSKSSTHSWKPFEGPGHPSHKMPEGPELHLASRFVNEACGGLVFGGCVEKSPISRNPEVPFESSAYRISASARGKELRLTLSPLPGAQPPQEPLALVFRFGMSGSFQLVPRDMLPPHAHLRFYTAPPGPRLALCFVDIRRFGHWDLRGEWQPGRGPCVLLEYEQFRENVLQNLADKAFDRPICEALLDQRFFNGIGNYLRAEILYRLRIPPFEKARTVLEALQQRRPSPALTLSQKIRAKLQNPDLLELCHSVSKEVVQLGGKGYGPEIGEEDFAAFRAWLRCYGMPGMSSLQDRHGRTIWFQGDPGPLAPKGGKSHKKKSKGLQQGPEDRTEDPPPPSKAPSRTRRARRGLPEQTTAQQPKGTSLQQDPEAPPVTEKGRGGGNQYSQVGLPQHPPLERERAPLKWALQEKKGWQCRWKECVDKGGIPEGCLGSP
- the LOC124236235 gene encoding endonuclease 8-like 1 isoform X3, with product MRGSLGRYEMTVWAQEGSGLSSKSSTHSWKPFEGPGHPSHKMPEGPELHLASRFVNEACGGLVFGGCVEKSPISRNPEVPFESSAYRISASARGKELRLTLSPLPGAQPPQEPLALVFRFGMSGSFQLVPRDMLPPHAHLRFYTAPPGPRLALCFVDIRRFGHWDLRGEWQPGRGPCVLLEYEQFRENVLQNLADKAFDRPICEALLDQRFFNGIGNYLRAEILYRLRIPPFEKARTVLEALQQRRPSPALTLSQKIRAKLQNPDLLELCHSVSKEVVQLGGKGYGPEIGEEDFAAFRAWLRCYGMPGMSSLQDRHGRTIWFQGDPGPLAPKGGKSHKKKSKGLQQGPEDRTEDPPPPSKAPSRTRRARRGLPEQTTAQQPKGTSLQQDPEAPPVTEKGRGGGNQYSQIKGTPSLLSWATSS